The following is a genomic window from bacterium.
ATCCGGCCGCCACGGACGGATCCAAAGCCCATCCCCAGGGTGCTCGCACAAAGTGTGTAAAGGCGCATCACTGGGCGTAGAGCCGCTCACGGATGGCCTGCACCTCGTAACGCAGCCGCTCGTCTTCCTTCAGCTCGTTGGCGATCTTCTCGATGGAATGCAGCGCGGTCGTGTGATCCCGGCCGCCGAAGGCCTTGCCGATCGCCGGCAGCGATGACGGCGTCTCTTCGCGCACCAGGAACATCGCCACCTGCCGGGGAAAGACGATGTGCTTGTCGCGGCGCTTGCTCTTCATGTCCTCGAGGGTGACGTTGTAGTAATCGGCCACCAGAGCCTGGATGCGTTCGACGTTGATCGGCTTGCGGGTGCCGGCGGGGATGATGTCGGCGAGAAGTCGCGCCGCTTCCTCTTCGTCCAGCTGCCTCTGGTGGACGGCGGCGAAGGCTTGCACCCGGGTGAGCGCGCCCTCCAGCTCGCGGATGTTCCGCTGGACTTTGTGGGCGATGAAGCTGAGCACCTCCTCGGGGACGAGGCTGCTGTTGCCGCCGAGCTTGGTGTGCAGGATGGCCAGCCGGGTCTCGAAGTCCGGTGACTGGATGTCGGCGATGAGACCCCACTCGAACCGCGACCGCAGCCGGTCCTCGAGAGTGGGGATCTCTTTCGGCGGCCGGTCGGAGGAGATGACGATCTGCTTGTTGATCTCATGCAGCGCGTTGAAGGTGTGAAAGAACTCTTCCTTGGTGCGGTCCTTGCCGGCGAGGAACTGCACGTCGTCGATGAGCAGCACGTCGACGGTGCGGTACTTGTGCCGGAACTCACCCATGCGGGCGGTGGCGATGGAGGTGATGACCTCGTTCGTGAACTGCTCCGAAGTGAGGTAGACCACGCGCTTGCGGGGGAACCGGTCGTGCACCTCGTGGCCGATGGCGTGCATGAGATGTGTCTTGCCGAGACCCACGCCGCCATAGAGGAAGAGCGGGTTGTAACTGTCTCCCGGCGCCTCGGCGACCGCCTTGGCCGCGGCGTGGGCGAATTGCGAGTTGTGACCGACGACGAACGAGGAGAACCTGAACCGCGCGTTGAGCTCGGACGGCGTGATGAGCTCTTCGCCGGACGCGGCTTCCACCCCGTTGTCGTGCCCGTTCCCGTGTCCGTTCTCCGCCCCCTGGGCCTCGAAGTCGACCGCCACCAACAGGGGCCGGTGCCCGCTCGGCGAGATGACGAAATCGATGTTCACCTCGGAGCCCGTCACGGCCTGCAGCGTTTCCTGGATGAGGCCGGAGAATCGGTCCTCCAGCCAGTCTTTCGCGAGCTTGCTCGGCACTCCGATGCGGAAGGTGCCGCCGTCGGCAGACACCACAGACGTGTTTTTCAGCCACATGTCGTAGGTGCGCTTGGCGAGCTGGAAGCGCAGCTCCTCCTGGACCTGTGACCAGATCTGGTCCTGGTTCAACTCACCACCCCACGCGGTTGGCGGCCGTCCGCCCGGCGCCCGACCGGGCGGTGGGAGCGGTCGATGACGCCGGCCGTGCCTGGGGAAAGCGGGGGCGGCCGCTCTGCAAATGCTGTGGACAACCTGGGACCAAATCCTCTCCTGCCTTTTCCTGCCCCCGCACCCACGAGGCGACTCATGAATCGCGCCGCCGGCGACCGCAGGTTCAACCGAAGCTCCTTGACCATGAGCTCCGCCTCCGTGGTGCCTGTGGAAAAGAGCGGACCGGATTTCCACAGGTTGGCGGTGCCTGCCTGTCCGAAATCCCCTATCCGGTCAATCCCGAAATATGGAAGCGGTGTTGTACGTCTAGCTTACTGTGACTTGAAGAGATAAATCAGACCAGCGTGGTAAATCTGTACTGGATTGTTGGCCATGCCCCTGCCCCGTGTGCTTCCGGGCGGGGAGTGTACCAAACAGCCAACGTCGCTGCAAGGCTCCGACCGACCCGATGAAGTTACAAAAGCGCTATCAGCATCCGGCAGGCTGGTGTCCGGTACACTACCGCGGTTCTCATACGCTGCAGCCACGCGCGCGCGGGCCTGCGGTCATTTGCAAGGGAGATCCCTCCGATCAAGCGAACCTTCCAACCCAAGAAACGGTACCGCCGCCGCGTGCACGGCTTCCTGCTCCGCATGAGCGCAAGAGGCGGTGCTCGAGTCGTGCGCAACCGCCGTCGCAAGGGCCGCCAGCGGCTGACGAGCTAAGCCCGCACGCCGGTGAAGAGGCGCTTGCGGCTCCGCCGGCATCGCGATTTCCAGGCGACGCTCAGCGGCAGGCGGTTCTACAGCGGACGGGCCCTCGTGGCGTTTGCCGTCCCCAGCCAGGGCGCGGAGAGCCGGGTCGGGGTGACGGTCAGCCGCAGGCTGAAGAGCTCTGTCGAGCGGAACCGAGCCCGGCGCCGGCTGCGGGAGCTGGCGCGCATCAAGCTGCTCGGTGCTGATTCGCCGCTGCGCGACGTGGGAATACGATATGACGTGGTCCTGATCGCCCGCCCGGCGGCGCTGGAAGTTTCGTTCGCCGACCTGAGAGCGGAGGCTGATCAAGCAGTGCTCAGGCTCTCCCGGCTTGACCCATGACGAAGCTCCTGCTCGTTCTGATCCGCGGCTACCAGAAGTCGTTTTCCAAGATCCTCCCGCCGTCCTGCCGGTACTACCCCTCGTGCTCCCAGTACACGTACGAGGCGGTCGAGAGATACGGCTGGCTGAGGGGGGGATTCATGGGGGCGGCGCGGATCGCCCGGTGCCACCCGTTCGCCAAGGGCGGCTACGATCCTGTTCCCTGATCCACGTACTGCCGGCCGCCGATCACAGGAGTGCCTGACATTTTTCTGAGCGCCATCGTCCTTCTGAGCTCGGTCCTGGACGTGTTCAAGCCCATCAAGGACCTGTGGGATGCCGTGTTCGTGCAGAGCCTGGGCGGAGTGCTCGAGTACCTGTACGTCCACCTGCAGGCCGTGCCCCTGATCGAGACGATCGGTGCCTACGGCGTGGCGGTCGTGATCCTGACGGTCATCATCCGGCTGCTGCTGGCCCCGCTTCAGCAGTTCCAGCTGGTCACCCAGCGGAAGACGATGGTCGAGCAGCGCAAGCTCGCGCCCCAGGTCGCCGACCTGAGAAAGAAGTTCAAGAAAGACCCGCAGAAGCTGAACGCGGAGATGATGAAGCTGTACCAGGAGCACGGGGTCAACCCGCTGGGTGGATTGGTCGGCTGCCTTCCGCTCGTCGTCCAGCTGCCGATCCTGACCGCGCTCTACTACGTCTTCACCAACTTCGCCCGGGCGGCCCACCATCCCGCGCCGTTCCTCTTCATCCCCAACCTCAACGACAACCCCAACCACCACCTGCTGCTGGCCGGGCTGCCGATACCCGCCATCGCCTATCTGGTCTTCCCTCTCCTGGCGGCCGTGACCACGCTGGTGCAGTCGAGGATGCTGCAGATGCCGCCGCCGCCCAACCCGACGGACCAGGAGCTTCAGACGCAGCAGATGCAGCGGACGATGGTGTGGCTTTCGCCGCTGATGATCGGCTACTTCGCCCTCAACGTCCCCGCCGGCCTGGGCCTCTACTGGTTTATCGGCAACTGCGTCAGTATCATTCAGCAGGGCTTCGTGGTCGGGTGGGGAAACCTGTTGCCGGCGCGCCTCAGGCCGGCGCCGGCGGGCGCTGACCTCGGGCCGGGAGCCGGACCGAAGAGGGCCGGCGAGGGGCCCAGGAGTGGACCCAGACATGGACCCAAGGATGAACCCAGAAACGGCTCCAAACCCAGGAGGCCAAAGAGGTGAGGTTGCTATGAAGTCCGCTGAAGGCCGCGGCCGCACGCTCGACGAAGCCGTTGACGCCGCGCTGATCGAGCTTGGTGAGAGCCGCCGGAACGTCGATGTCAAGGTGCTCAGCGAGGGCGCCGACGAGACCGTGGTCGAAGTCAGCGTCATCGATCAAAGCGCCGGTGCGAGCGCCGGTGCCGCTCCCGTCAACGGCAAGGCGGACGCGGCGCGGGCCCTGGTCGAGGGCCTGCTGAAGCACATGGGCGTCCACGCGCAGGTGACCGTGCGGCCGGGCGCCGACCCGATCACACTCGACATCAGCGGTCGCGACCTCGGCACCTTGATCGGTTGGCGTGGCGAGACGCTGCGCGCGCTGCAATCGGTCACCAACGTGATGGTCGGCAGGCACCTGGCCGAAGGCGAGCGGATCATCGTCGATGTCGAGCGTTACCGGCAGCGCCGCGAGCACACGGTGCGCGAGATCGCCCTGCGTGCGGCCCGCCAGGTCAAGATGACCGGCGACGCGATCACGCTCGACGCCATGCAGCCGTTCGAACGGCGGGCCATCCACCTGGCGCTCGAAGGCGATCCGGACGTCACCAGCGGGAGCATCGGCGACGAGCCCGAAAGGCGGGTGGTCGTCGGACCTCGCAAGCCGGCGGCCGGCTAGGTACGAGCGGGTAGGGGCGGTTGCGGTGCCGAGCCGGGTCGCGGCTCAGCGGATCCGGAAGGCGATCGCGCTGATCAACTCGGTCGCCGACGGCGCCGGCGACGAGGAGATAACACCCACCGAGATCGCCGAGGCGATTCGCGATTGCCTGGAGCTGGGTGAGGTCGACCAGGTGGCCAACGTCCGCCGATACCTGGGCGAGGCGCTCGATGCGGTGTCCGACGGCATGCCGGCCGACTTTGTCGCGATGACCCTTTACGCCGCCCTCGGGGCGCTGCAGGAGGGGGGCTCGGCGGCATAGTCGAGCCCGGCGGCTCGGTTCCCTGGCGGTCCTATACTGGCGCTCCCATGGCCTCTTCTCATCGCGTCCACGTGCTTCAGGGAGGCGCCAGGCTCATCACCGCCACCATGCCGGAGAGGCTTTCCGCCAGCGTCGTCCTCATGTTCGGCGGTGGTTCCAGGCTGGAGGACGAGCGACTTGCCGGCGTCTCGCACTTCATCGAACACCTGTACTTCAAGGGCACGCGCCGGCGGCCGACCTCCAAGGAGATCGCCGATGCGATCGAGGGCATCGGGGGGTTCATCAACGCGTCCACGGACAAGGAGTTGACCGCGTACTGGACGCGCGTTCCGTCCGAGCACATGGATCTCGGGCTCGATGTGCTGTTCGACATCGTTTCGAACTCCAAGCTCGAGGAGGCGGACGTGGAACGCGAGCGGATGGTGATCCTGGAGGAGCTGAAGATGTACCAGGACCAGCCGCAGGATTACGTCCAGAACCTGTTCGAGGAGCTCGTCTGGCCGGGGCACCCACTGGGCCGCGACATCGCGGGCACGGTGGAATCGGTCAGCCGTCTCACTCGGGACGACATCCTGGAGTACGCGGACGCGCACTACCGGCTGCCGAACCTGGTGATCGGCGCGGCGGGCGCGCTGGATGAGGTCGAGACGCTCTCGGTCGTCCGGCCCCGGCTCACGCTTGCGCCCCATGCGGACGGCATGCTGCCCGCGCTCGCACCGGGGTCGCTGGACGGCGCCCACGTCCTCGTCCGCCGCAAGCGGACCGAGCAGGCACACATCTGCCTTGGCGTCCGCGCCTTCAGCTACCTGCACCCTGACCGCTACGCGCTGGATTTGCTCAACACGATTCTCGGCGAGGGGATGAGCTCCCGGCTGTTCTTGAACATTCGCGAGCGTCTCGGCCTCGCGTATGACGTGCACAGCTTCACGCAGAAGCACCGTGACACGGGCTACCTGGGCGTGTATCTCGGAGTGGATCCGAAGAAGGCGGCGGAGGCGGTGAACGCGGTGATCGCGGAGCTCGCCGGCTGCTGCGATCGCGAGGCGACGCTCGAGGAGCTCGAGCGGGCGAAGGAATTCACCAAAGGCCGGCTGCGCCTCGAGCTCGAGACCACCAACGGGGTCGCGTTCTGGCTCACCTACCAGGAGCTTTTGATCAACGAGATTCGAACGGTCGAGGAGGAGCTGGCGCTGGTCGACGCCGTGACGGCGGAGGACGTCAAGCGCGTCGCCAACGAGGTCCTGCGCTCACCGGTGCAGATGGCGGTGATCGGACCGTTCGTCCGCGACGTGGACTTCAGGACGGCGATCGGAGCCTGACCCGGCGGCTCGGCGACTCTAGCCCGCGAAGGTGGTCGCGCTCTCGAGCGTTGGCATCTGGGGGTAGATGTCACCGAAATGAGACAGGGGCCAGATGCGGAACCACGCGCGGCCGTCGATGCGGTCGCGGTCGATGGGCCCGAACACGCGGGAGTCCTGGGAGCGGTTGCGGTTGTCGCCCATGACGAAGTACTCATTGGGCGGGATCACCTTGCCGTCGGTGCCGTCCTGGGGCCAGTTGTTGAACACCGTCCACGCTTCGGGCAGGTAAGGCTCATCGAGACGGCGGCCGTTGATGTACACGGTGCCGTCCCGGATCAGCAATCGCTCGCCGGGTAGGGCGATGACCCGCTTGATGAAGTCCTTGGAGTTGTCGGTCGGCGGGCGCAGGATGATGATGTCGCCGCGCTGTGGCGCGTGCAGCCGGTAATCGACCTTGTTGGCGATGAGGTAATCGTTGTCGTCCAACGTCGCGAACATCGACAGCCCTTCGACATGCACCGTCTGCACGGCGAAGCTGATGCCGAAATAAAGGATGACCGCGAGCACGACGACTTCCGCGAGCTCGCGCAGGAGCGAGCCGCCAGTCGAAGCTTCGGTGGTGGCGGCTCCGGCCGCGCGCGGTTGTGGGGCGGCCATGAAATTTAAGAGACGAGCTTAGCGCAGACCCGTTCCAGCTCCTCGCGACTGGAGTATCGGAGCTCGACCTTGCCGCGGTTGGGGCTTCCGACCAGCTTGATCGGGAGGCCGAGCCTGGACTCGACGTCCGCGGCCATGGCGCGCAGCTCCGCCGTCGAGTCGGTGCGGGGTTTTTGGCGGGGGCGATAGGTCCTCACCCAGTTCTCGGTCTGGCGAACGGAGAGCCTGCGGGCGACGACCACCTTGAGGCCGTGCTCCTGCGCGTCCTGGCCCTCGAGGGCGATGAGCGCTCGAGCATGGCCGGCGCTGACCACGCCCGCCGCGACCGCTGATTGAACCGCGGCGCAGCCGCCGAGCAGCCGGAGTGACTGCGTGACCGAGACCCGGTGCCTGCCGATCTTCTGGGCAACGTCCTCGTGCGTGAGGCCGAACTCCTCGGTCAAACGGAGCAGGCCGCGGGCCTCTTCGATGGGATCCAGGTCTGCCCGCTGGAGGTTTTCGATGAGGCCGAGCACCAGCTGCGCGTCGTTGCCGGCGTCGGAGCGCACGACCGCGGGGACGGCGAGGAGCCCGGCGAGACGCGCCGCTCGCCAGCGGCGCTCACCGGCGATGAGCTCGTAGCCATCGGTGAGCCGGCGGACGAGCAGAGGCTGCAGCACGCCGTGCAGGCGGATCGATTCGGCCAGCTCGCTCAGCGGTTCGGCGTCGAAGCGCGTGCGCACCTGTTGCTGTGAGGGCCGGATCTGGTCGACCGCGATCATCTGCGGCACCAGGGCCTCGCCTTCGCGGGACATCGGGATGAGGGCGTCGAGTCCGCGGCCGAGGCCGCGCAAGCGTGGTTGGGTCATCGTTCCAAAAGCTCCTTCGCGAGGGCGCGATATGCGGCGGTGCCTCGACACGTGGGGTCGTATTCGATCACCGATTTGCCGTGGCTCGGCGCCTCGCTGATCCGGACGTTGCGCGGGATGAGGGTCTCGAGGACGTGGTGGGGGTGCGAGCGGCGAACCGATTCGAGGACATCCCAGGCCAGTGTCGTTCGCGCGTCAAATTGCGTCATGAGGATGCCGGCTATCGCCAGCTTGGGGTTGAGGTGTGAACGGACGAGCTGGTGCGTGTACATGAGGTGGCGGAGGCCTTCGAGCGCGAAGTACTCGCACTGGGTGGGGATGAGCATGCTGGTGGCGGCGGCGAGTGCGTTGAGGGTCAGCAGCCCGAGACTGGGGGGACAGTCGATGATCACGCAACTGATGCTCTCGGGCAGCGAGGACAGGGCCGTGCGGAGAAGAGTCTCGCGCCCGGGAAGGCCGGCCAGCTCGATCTCCCCACCGGCCAGGTCGATGTGTGACGCCACCAGCTGCATCCCGGCGATGCCGGTCGGCAGGGCCACCTTTTCGAGCGTCGCCTCGCCGGTGAGCAGGTGGTAGACGTTGAGGCGCGCGCGGGTGGGGTCCAGGCCCAGGCCGGAGGTGGAGTTGGCCTGGGGATCCAGGTCCACCAGCAGGATCGGGTGACCGAGCTCGGCGAGCGCCGCGCCCAGGTTGATGGCGGTCGTGGTCTTGCCGACGCCGCCTTTCTGATTGACCACCGCGACGATCGGACGGGCGATGGCAGCCAACATCTTGGGGTAGGCCTGCTCGGCTGATCCTATATCTGGTGCCATTCTGGGGATTCTAGCTCAGGGCTTCGGGGTTGCCTAGCCAGGTGGTTAAGGGTTGGCGGGCATGGCGGCGCGCCGGCGAGCCGACCAGATCGCGTACGCGGCGACGGCGACCAGGGCGAGCTCGACCGCGGCGGCGAGACCGATCAGCGAGTCGGCGATGCCGAGGCCGACCACCAGGTTGTAGGTGATATGGCAGACGCACGACGTGGTCGTGTTGGTGGACTTCCGGATCGCGCCCAGGCCGAGGGCGATGACGAATACGGACAGCGTATCGAGCGACAGGCCGTACTGGGTGTGGATCGACGTGAAAAGCACAGCCGTGGCGAGCAGGCCGAGGCGCGGCTGAAGCGCTCCCCGGAACAGGATCTCCTCACACAGCCCTGGCGCGATCGCCAGCGCGGCGATGCCGACCGGAGTGCCCAGGCCTCCAAACAGGTGCTGTGTGGTGACGTCCACCTGACGGGCCACCGCGGGCGTCCAGGCGTGGCTGAGGCCGCTCATTCCCTGGGCGAAGGCGAAAAAGGCGCCGGCGGCGGCCAGCGCGAGCGCCAGCTGCCACCATCGGGGGGCGACCAGCCCGAGCCGGGTGGCGGCCTGGAGGGAGTTACGCCGGATGTAGATGCCGACGCCGGCGGCGGCGAGGATCAGAAAGGGCGTTTCCTGGGAGATCAGGTCGGCCAGCGTGAGCGGCGGTATGGACCGATCCGAGGCGAGTACGTCCGTGAAGGCGATGGACGTCAACTGGGTGCCGAAGAGGATCACGGCGAGGACGAGGGCAAGGGCGTGGACCGGGCTGTCCGGGTCGATCGGCAGGATGCGGGCGACGCGCTCGCGGACTGGTTTGGAGGCCAGCGCCGCGGCGGCGACGGCGGTGACCATGATCCCCAGGTCCACGGCAAGCGGGCTGCGGCCGCCGGGGGCTCCGGCGCCGGCGAGATCGAGGGCGCCGAAGAGAAACGTCACCCCAGCGCTCAGGCCGGCGAGGATTCCGGTGGCGTGAAAGGCCCATCGCCTGCCCACGGCGGCGTTGGCCGTGATGACCAGGGGCAGCGGCGTCAGGACCACCAGCGCGCTGGCGGCGTCCAGGAAAAGCTGGTCGATCAGGCCTTCGAGCCCTGCTCGGGGAGGGGCCGCCGCCGGGAAGGGCCGCCGTCAGCTCCTCCCGCACCGATGTCGAGGAGCGGCCGGATCAGCTCGATCGGGAACGGCAAGATGACCGTGGTGTTCTTCTCGGAGCCGATCTCCACCAGGGTCTGAAGGAAGCGCAGCTGCAGAGCCCCCTGCTGGGACGAGATCACCTGGGCGGCGTTGGCGAGGGTCTGCGAGGCCTGGAACTCGCCGTCGGCGTTGATGATCTTGGCCCGCTTCTCGCGCTCCGCCTCGGCTTGCTTGGCCATGGCTCGCTGCATGGTGCTGGGCAGCTCGACATCCTTGATCTCGACCACGGCGACCTTGATGCCCCAGGGCTCGGTCTGCTCGTCGATGATCTTCTGCAGGTTCTGGTTGATCTTCTCCCGGTTGGCCAGGAGCTCATCGAGGGTCGCCTGTCCCAGGGCCGCACGCAAGGTGGTCTGGGCGATCTGGGAGGTGGCGTTGATGTAGTTGAGAACCTGGGTGACGGCCTTGCGCGCATCGATGACCTGGAAGTAGATGACGGCGTTGACCTTGGCGGTCACGTTGTCGTTGGTGATCACCTCCTGCGGCGGCACCTCGAGCGTGATCACCCGCAGGTCGATCTTCACCAGCCGGTCGACCCCGAACGGGATGATGAAGAACAGGCCGGGACCCTTGAGCGCGATGAGGCGGCCCAGGCGGAAGACGACGCCTCGTTCGTATTCGTTGGCGATGCGAAGGCTGGAGAAAACCACGATCACCGCCAGCGCGACGATCACGGCGACGACGGTCAGAGTGCCGACATCCACTACTTCTTCTCCTTGGTCTCCGGCGGCTCGCCGGCGACGACCTCCAATTCCAGGCCTTGACGACCGACGACGCGAACCGCCGTCCCCACCGGGATGGGACCCCCTGGGGCGACTGCCTTCCACAGCGCGCCCTGGATAAAGACTAGCCCCTCTGGCGCCAGCGCCTCGCGGGCCTCGCCGGTCGCGCCGACCAGCGCCTCAGCGCCCATGAACGCGGGCCGCAGGCGCGCCGCCCAGACCTTGCGGATGAACACGACGAAGAAGCCCAGCGTCACGGCCGCGGAGCCGGCGGCGGCGATCGGATTCACGCCGAGGCCGACCGGCCCGGTGTTGACCAGGAACGCCATGCCGAGAACGAGCGCGACGACACCTCCGACGCTGAGGATGCCGTGAGTGTTGGCCTTGAGGTCGGCGATGAACAGCAGGAGCGCCAACAGCATCATCAGCGCCCCGGCGATGTTCACCGGCAGGTTGACAAGCGACACGATGGCCAGGATGGCCGCGATGCCGCCGACGACTCCGGGCAGAATCGCGCCTGGGGTCGAGAGCTCGGTGATGATGCCGTATCCGGCGACGAGGATGAGAAGCGCGGCGATCGTGGGGTCGATGAGCGCGCTGAGGAACACCTGCCAGAACCCCATCGGCAGGTCGTAGAACTGGGCGCCCGCCGTGTGCAGGACCAGAGCGCCGCTCGGCCTGGGCACCGAGCGACCGTCGATCGCGGCCATGAGCGAGCCGGGGTCGGTCGCCTCCAGGTCGGCGACGTGCAGCTTGACCGCCTCTTCGGCGTTGATGTTGACGCTGTTCCGCACGGCCTGCTCTGCCCAGTCGGCATTGCGGCCGTGCAGGGTGGCGAGGTTGCGGACCCGGGTCACGGCATCGTTGAGCACCTTCTTGCCGAGATCTCCGGTTAGGTCGGCGCCGGTGGCCTGGATGGGATGGGCGGAGCCGATGTTGGTGCCGGGCGCCATCGCCAGGACGTCGGCGGCCTGAGCGACGAACAGCCCCGCGCTGGCTGCGCGAGCGCCGCTTGGATACACGTAGACGATCACCGGCACGCTCGAGTTCAGCAGGCTGGTGACGATTTCATCCATCGAGGTGGAGACGCCGCCCGGGGTGTTGAGCACGACCAGGAGGGCATCGGCTCGATCGGCTTCGGCCCGGCTGACCGCATTCGCCATGTAGGCGGCGGTGATGGTGTTGATGTCGCCGCTGAGGTCGGCCTGGTCGACATGCGGGGACCTCGCGGACGCGCTGAGCGGCAGGAGGGCGGCCAGGGCGAAACTGACAGCCCCAACTCGCAGCGCACCAACTCGGCGCATGTTTCGAGTATGGCAAGGCTGAGCTCGGGCTGCCGATGTAAAACGTGGAACATTCGGCGACCCGGTCCGGAGCCGGGGGGGGCGCCACGAGAGGGTCGTAAAATCCAGCGGATGGGGGCGCAGTCTCGGCGTGAGGAGCATGGCGGCTCGACCGGCCGGGACCATGTTCACGACGACGATGACGCGCTGCGGGAGCTGGTCCGGCAAGCCGCGATCGCTCGGCCCCTGCAACCAGGGGAACAAGACAAGCTGCTGGAGCTCTCGGCGCTGGGCGACCGGTCGAGCCAGGACCGGGTGGTCTCGGCCAACCTGAAGCTGGTCATCCGCCTGGCCGCCGGCCGCGGCGGACACGGACTGTCGGTTCCCGACCTGGTCCAGGAGGGTTCGATCGGCCTCGTCGAGGCCGTCCGGTCATTCGCGGGCAGTGGAGAGGGTGATTTCGGCCGCTTCGCCGAGCAGAGGATCGGCGCCCACTTGGATGCCGCCATCGCGGCCGAGGCGGCCGCCGTGCGTGATGCGCAGCTGCTGGTCGCCGCCGCCACCGACTACGAGCGCACCGAGCTGCTGCTGCGCCGCGAGCTTCACCGCCTGGCCACCGAGAACGAGCTCGCCGAGAAGCTCGAATGGACGGTGGAGCGCACCCGCTACGTCGCCCAGGTCGTGGCCGACGCCCGCCGGAGGCACGACGAAGAGCTGCTCGCCTTCATCGACCCAGAGGTCATCGACCTCGATCATGACGACGATGACGGCGAGCGGGTTGAATTTGACAGCTAGCGCGATCAACCGAACCGCCCTTTACGACCGCCACGTCGCGCTCGGCGGTCGCCTGGTGGATTTTGGCGGCTGGGAGATGCCACAGCAGTACAGCTCGATTCGCGACGAGCACCTCGCCGTCCGCAAGGTCGCGGGTCTGTTCGACGTCTCGCACATGGGCCGTCTCCTGGTCGAGGGCGCCGCGGCCGAGGCCTACCTGCAGGGCCTTCTCACCAACGACCTGGGCACGCTGGCGCCCGGGCATGCGCTCTACACCCTGCTCTGCCGGCCCGATGGCGGCGTCATCGACGACCTGGTCGTCTATCGCGAGACGAAGCACCGATTCCTGGTCGTCGTCAATGCCTCCAACCGCGCGAAGGACACGGCCTGGATGTGCGACCACCTGCCGCCTGGAGTGTCGCTTGAGGACCGGACGCGGGAGATCAGCCTGATCGCTCTTCAGGGCCCTGCCGCGCAGGCGCTGCTGCCGGGGGGCAGCTCCGACACCGCCGACATTCCGTACTTTGGCTTTCGTCCCGGTGAGGTGGCCGGGGTCAGCGCCCTGATCTCCCGCACGGGCTACACCGGAGAGGACGGTTTCGAGCTCTTCATCGACTCGAGCCAGGTCGGGAAAGTCTGGGATGCGATCCTGGAAGCCGGCGGCGCAGCCGGCGTCCTGCCCGCCGGACTCGGCGCTCGTGATGCCACCCGTCTGGAGGCCGCGCTCCGCCTTTACGGCAACGACATGGACGAAACCGTCAACCCTTACGAGGCCGGCCTGGGCTGGACGGTCAAGCTCGGCAAGGGCGATTTCATCGGTCGCGACGCCCTGGTCCAAGTTCGCGAGCAGGGTCCGCGAAGGACGCTGATCGGGCTCAGGACCGAGCCGGGCAGCATCCCTCGGCATGGCGCCGCGTTGATCGCTCAAGGCCGCCGCGCCGGCCTGGTCACCAGCGGCACCCACTCGTTCTTCCTCGGCCATCCCATCGCGCTGGCGATGGTGGAAGCCCCATCATTTCGTGTCGGAGACAAGGTCGCGGTCGAGGTGCGAGGCCGCGAAGCTCCAGCCGAGGTGGTCAAGCTGCCTTTCTATCGGGGTTCGGCCCGATCAGCGGTCGCCCCGGCCAAGCCTTGACCGGCATCGGCATCCAGCGAGTAGAAGGAGAATCGAATGGCTGACCGCCGCTATACCAAGTCGCATGAGTGGCTCACGGTCGACGGCAAGGAAGTCACGGTCGGCATCACCGACTTCGCCCAAGCCCAGCTCGGCGACGTCGTCTTCCTGGAGCTGCCCAGCCCGGGCCGGAAACTTGAAGAGCGCGAGAGCTTTGGGGTGGTGGAGTCGGTCAAGGCGGCGAGCGATCTTTACGCGCCCGTGGCGGGCCGGATCACGGCCGTCAACGACCAGCTCAGCGCCAATCCCGAGCTGCTCAACTCCGATCCATATGGCGAGGGCTGGATCCTCAAGCTCGAG
Proteins encoded in this region:
- the gcvT gene encoding glycine cleavage system aminomethyltransferase GcvT, whose translation is MTASGLNLTASAINRTALYDRHVALGGRLVDFGGWEMPQQYSSIRDEHLAVRKVAGLFDVSHMGRLLVEGAAAEAYLQGLLTNDLGTLAPGHALYTLLCRPDGGVIDDLVVYRETKHRFLVVVNASNRAKDTAWMCDHLPPGVSLEDRTREISLIALQGPAAQALLPGGSSDTADIPYFGFRPGEVAGVSALISRTGYTGEDGFELFIDSSQVGKVWDAILEAGGAAGVLPAGLGARDATRLEAALRLYGNDMDETVNPYEAGLGWTVKLGKGDFIGRDALVQVREQGPRRTLIGLRTEPGSIPRHGAALIAQGRRAGLVTSGTHSFFLGHPIALAMVEAPSFRVGDKVAVEVRGREAPAEVVKLPFYRGSARSAVAPAKP
- the gcvH gene encoding glycine cleavage system protein GcvH, translated to MADRRYTKSHEWLTVDGKEVTVGITDFAQAQLGDVVFLELPSPGRKLEERESFGVVESVKAASDLYAPVAGRITAVNDQLSANPELLNSDPYGEGWILKLELSGDLPSDLLDEAGYKKVTEASAG